A stretch of the Salvelinus fontinalis isolate EN_2023a chromosome 22, ASM2944872v1, whole genome shotgun sequence genome encodes the following:
- the LOC129819681 gene encoding NADH dehydrogenase [ubiquinone] iron-sulfur protein 5-like, translating to MPFIDLQGKLGINMDKWMLIQGGEQPYKRAPRCHAFEKEWIECADGIGQTRAKKECKLEFEDFYECMHREKTHKRLYEIRKQRDKMVKEGTYQTPAHHTGAQADNRP from the exons ATGCCGTTCATTGACCTCCAGGGGAAGTTGGGCATCAACATGGACAAATGGATGTTGATCCAGGGTGGAGAGCAGCCATACAAACGTGCGCCGCGCTGCCACGCCTTTGAGAAGGAGTGGATCGAGTGTGCGGATGGCATTGGTCAGACCCGTGCCAAGAAGGAGTGCAAGCTAGAGTTTGAGGACTTCTATGAGTGCATGCACAGAGAGAAGACG cACAAGAGGCTGTATGAGATCCGTAAGCAGCGGGACAAGATGGTGAAGGAGGGCACCTACCAGACCCCAGCACACCACACTGGCGCTCAGGCTGACAACAGGCCTTGA